One genomic window of Coffea eugenioides isolate CCC68of chromosome 1, Ceug_1.0, whole genome shotgun sequence includes the following:
- the LOC113779159 gene encoding pentatricopeptide repeat-containing protein At2g27800, mitochondrial: MSKRAKAAAKPVLDEAQFERAISGLPPRFTPEELCNVIVLEKDPLVCLELFNWASKQHRFRHNVSSFHITIKKLGAAKMYQEMDDVVNQVLAIRSMGTEALYNTMIYYFTEARKLTRAVNIYNHMRDIGKLDCRPSITTFNILFAALLSRGKNSYINHMYMETTRCLFRQMIDDGIEPDIFSLNSMIKGYVLSLHVNDALRVFHQMGVVYKCLPNSFSYDYLIHGLCAQGRTNNARELCMEMKEKGFVPSSKSYKSIVNSLALSGEVDEAVKYLWEMTENQRSADFITYRTILDETCRQRGAEDAKHLLRELQEKGLLDGHTCRQLLHEVEGNIGNSHFRTQFS, from the exons ATGAGTAAGAGGGCAAAAGCTGCCGCAAAACCTGTTCTAGATGAAGCCCAATTTGAGAGGGCTATTTCTGGGCTCCCACCTAGGTTCACTCCCGAGGAACTTTGCAATGTCATAGTTTTAGAGAAGGACCCTTTAGTTTGTTTGGAGTTGTTTAATTGGGCTTCAAAACAGCATAGGTTTAGGCACAATGTTTCAAGTTTCCACATTACAATAAAGAAACTTGGTGCTGCGAAAATGTACCAAGAGATGGATGATGTTGTTAATCAAGTGCTTGCTATTCGTTCTATGGGTACGGAAGCTCTTTACAATACAATGATCTATTATTTTACAGAAGCTCGAAAATTGACTAGAGCAGTGAACATATATAATCACATGAGGGATATCGGAAAATTGGACTGCAGGCCTTCAATTACCACATTTAATATCCTTTTTGCAGCTTTATTGAGTAGGGGAAAGAACTCATACATAAATCACATGTATATGGAGACAACTAGATGCCTTTTCAGACAAATGATTGACGATGGGATTGAACCTGATATTTTCTCCTTGAATTCTATGATAAAGGGATATGTGCTTTCACTTCATGTTAATGATGCCCTCAGAGTATTTCATCAGATGGGAGTGGTCTATAAGTGCTTGCCTAATTCCTTTTCATATGATTACTTGATCCATGGGTTGTGTGCACAAGGAAGAACGAATAACGCCAGGGAGTTGTGTATGGAAATGAAGGAGAAAGGATTTGTCCCTAGTAGTAAATCATACAAATCAATTGTGAACTCCTTGGCTCTGAGTGGAGAAGTTGATGAAGCGGTGAAGTACTTGTGGGAGATGACTGAAAACCAAAGATCAGCTGATTTTATCACCTATAGGACCATACTTGATGAAACTTGTCGCCAAAGAGGGGCCGAAGATGCCAAGCATTTATTGCGAGAGTTACAAGAGAAGGGCCTGCTAGACGGGCATACTTGCAGGCAGCTTCTACATGAGGTTGAAGGAAATATCGGAAACTCACATTTCAGAACTCAATTCAG CTAA